In the Sphaerodactylus townsendi isolate TG3544 linkage group LG10, MPM_Stown_v2.3, whole genome shotgun sequence genome, one interval contains:
- the LOC125440234 gene encoding dentin sialophosphoprotein isoform X1, with translation MKMNRMVVFLCLLATAGAAPASHNVHSSTGDNKDVSNARNASERDVGKNNKEYFEHQKAKKVSGNTNPISEKHNGAKSAISGIKDSHTGANLIAADDDDFVDANRNGDGKTKANLSNVKTPGSNKIQVPNGPGTDGETINGAVEDGVFIFLPNETGGGNFLGTSQTEPSSFDPNGQKGKAGDTFDDPTGSHSNQVQTLTNTYVGEPERREPAANTNLKSTGNKVYGESIQWTDMNEGASGHGEDTSEDGWGDGNSEDTAVLEEHEIEKDDNGSKRQDHNSKKTMNSLSTSEEDSSQEYDMISEKDETAELCHKAKKNEHTDLKNKRNRDLSNSSPKKKGVAGKKSLGGLTNANSSQDANEHWSKSRGDLEHSIRKDSIDSNTYSFSDELMQGDDPDDSHESEGSEESEQDEDERASEDVSDEQSESNDEDRGHQPLSRESEGVSQSASSESQSVSSESKSDSSSESESNSNSSSESKSESSEGKSDSSSDSKSDSSSESKSDSSSESKSDSSSESKSESSEGKSGSSSESKSDSSSESKSESSEGKSDSSSESKSESSKGKSDSSSESKSDSSSESKSDSSSESKSDSSSESKSDSSSESKSESSEGKSDSSSESKSESSESKSDSSSESKSDSSSESKSDSSSESKSDSSSESKSDSSSESKSKSSEGKSDSSSESKFDSSSESKSDSSEGKSDSSSESKSDSSSESKSDSSSESKSESSEGKSDSSSESKSESSEGKSDSSSESKSESSEGKSDSSSESKSDSSESKSDSTEGKSDSSSESKSESKSDTSSESKSESSEGKSESSSESKSSDESESSESSSQAASHESNSQSGTDSDANDQSKSYESESESASHSDSRMAASSDESYADGSDMADTTENSSDSESAESKEKESNPLGHVDSESESISEGSESNNSTSDY, from the exons ATGAAGATGAATCGAATGGTGGTGTTTCTTTGCCTCCTGGCAACAGCCGGAGCAGCTCCA GCCTCTCACAATGTACATAGTAGCACTGGAGATAATAAG GATGTATCAAATGCAAGGAATGCAAGTGAACGTGACGTTGGGAAGAATAACAAGGAATATTTTGAACACCAAAAGGCAAAGAAAGTCAGTGGAAATACCAATCCCATCAGTGAAAAACACAATGGTGCTAAAAGTGCAATAAGCGGAATAAAAGATTCCCACACTGGTGCAAACCTAAttgctgctgatgatgatgattttgttgATGCCAATAGAAATGGGGATGGAAAAACCAAGGCCAATCTTAGCAATGTTAAAACACCTGGAAGTAATAAAATCCAAGTTCCCAATGGACCTGGTACTGATGGGGAAACTATTAATGGTGCTGTGGAAGATGGTGTCTTTATCTTCTTGCCCAATGAGACTGGAGGAGGAAACTTTCTTGGTACAAGCCAAACAGAGCCTTCTAGTTTTGATCCAAATGGTCAGAAGGGCAAGGCTGGAGATACATTTGATGATCCTACAGGAAGCCATAGCAACCAGGTTCAAACTCTAACCAACACCTATGTAGGTGAACCTGAAAGAAGAGAGCCTGCAGCTAACACGAATTTGAAATCTACGGGGAACAAGGTCTATGGAGAAAGTATACAATGGACAGATATGAATGAAGGTGCCAGTGGTCATGGTGAAGATACATCTGAAGATGGTTGGGGTGATGGAAACTCTGAAGACACGGCGGTTCTTGAGGAACATGAGATTGAAAAGGATGACAATGGGAGCAAACGTCAAGATCACAACAGTAAAAAAACAATGAATTCTCTCAGCACCAGTGAGGAAGACAGTTCCCAAGAGTATGACATGATCTCGGAAAAGGATGAAACTGCGGAGCTGTGTCACAAAGCAAAGAAGAATGAACACACAGATCTTAAAAACAAAAGGAATAGAGATCTG AGCAACAGCAGTCCCAAGAAAAAAGGAGTGGCTGGGAAGAAatccctaggagggcttactaaTGCGAACAGCTCTCAAGATGCCAATGAACACTGGAGCAAGTCTAGAGGTGACCTTGAACATTCAATCCGCAAAGATAGCATCGACAGCAACACTTATAGTTTTAGTGATGAACTCATGCAAGGAGATGATCCTGATGACAGCCACGAGTCTGAAGGCTCTGAGGAGAGTGAACAAGATGAGGATGAGAGGGCCAGTGAGGATGTCAGCGATGAGCAGTCAGAGAGCAATGATGAAGATAGAGGACATCAACCACTCAGCAGGGAATCTGAGGGTGTCAGTCAATCAGCAAGCAGCGAGAGCCAATCTGTTAGCAGTGAAAGCAAATCTGATAGTAGCAGTGAAAGTGAGAGCAATTCCAATAGCAGTAGTGAGAGCAAATCCGAGAGCAGTGAGGGCAAATCTGACAGCAGCAGTGACAGCAAATCtgacagcagcagtgagagcaaaTCTGATAGCAGCAGTGAGAGCAAATCTGATAGCAGCAGTGAGAGCAAATCCGAGAGCAGTGAGGGCAAATCTGGTAGCAGCAGTGAGAGCAAATCTGATAGCAGCAGTGAGAGCAAATCCGAGAGCAGTGAGGGCAAATCtgacagcagcagtgagagcaaaTCCGAGAGCAGTAAGGGCAAATCTGATAGCAGCAGTGAGAGCAAATCtgacagcagcagtgagagcaaaTCTGATAGCAGCAGTGAGAGCAAATCTGATAGCAGCAGCGAGAGCAAATCTGATAGCAGTAGTGAGAGCAAATCCGAGAGCAGTGAGGGCAAATCtgacagcagcagtgagagcaaaTCTGAGAGCAGTGAGAGCAAATCTGATAGCAGCAGTGAGAGTAAATCTGATAGCAGCAGTGAGAGTAAATCtgacagcagcagtgagagcaaaTCTGATAGCAGCAGTGAGAGCAAATCTGATAGCAGTAGTGAGAGCAAATCCAAGAGCAGTGAGGGCAAATCtgacagcagcagtgagagcaaaTTTGATAGCAGTAGTGAGAGCAAATCTGATAGCAGTGAGGGCAAATCTGATAGCAGCAGTGAGAGCAAATCagacagcagcagtgagagcaaatctgacagcagcagtgagagcaaaTCCGAGAGCAGTGAGGGCAAATCtgacagcagcagtgagagcaaaTCCGAGAGCAGTGAGGGCAAATCtgacagcagcagtgagagcaaaTCCGAGAGCAGTGAGGGCAAATCtgacagcagcagtgagagcaaaTCTGACAGCAGTGAGAGCAAATCTGACAGCACTGAGGGCAAATCtgacagcagcagtgagagcaaaTCTGAGAGCAAATCTGACACCAGCAGCGAGAGCAAATCTGAGAGCAGTGAGGGCAAAtctgagagcagcagtgagaGCAAAAGCAGTGATGAATCAGagagcagtgaaagcagcagTCAAGCAGCTAGCCATGAAAGTAACAGCCAATCAGGCACTGACAGCGATGCCAATGATCAGTCAAAGAGCTATGAAAGTGAGAGTGAATCAGCAAGCCATTCTGACAGCCGGATGGCAGCCAGTAGTGATGAAAGTTATGCTGATGGGAGTGACATGGCAGATACAACCGAAAATTCAAGTGACAGCGAATCTGCTGAGAGCAAGGAGAAAGAGAGCAATCCTTTGGGCCATGTGGACAGTGAAAGTGAATCCATAAGCGAAGGCAGTGAGAGCAACAATTCCACCAGTGATTATTAA
- the LOC125440235 gene encoding dentin matrix acidic phosphoprotein 1-like: MNMQGTVLLLLSLWALSCSYPTARHQRTYHRSSEESWSTASDERLNEVADSVDTSEDDPGNREDSGTSEHGSNSHESSEGNRRASSDSLENLTEDVSEWSTQDNDESSYFRIHQAVHRKWAERKDGVEEEDEDHSDSYSSDRVSLEAENEIQGSVQEQLPSSNIRTSKEQHDVENDGMLYIPDQLSYTFTGKGGSDMTNEDFSGDGSLDGNKDEDTYGKGVGPTVPPNKGDEQQHSEGHGDNTVGRHHDDSSSSSSSSESRSLDKEDNHIIHNGKRLGAESYSSSQEDRYDFDDEGMQGDDPQVFESHDSDSSMLHGDVRSKESSQEISKAKHRSKSVEHFARKVYHYVDGDSDEDRSPEHDERTSLQEDDADSQEDSQSVEDVSQSTEDIPSRSKEYATSHSRVAVKSSSRGHSQSQSRENANSRSREDVHSQSREDVPSRSKEDVHSRSREDQHSRSREDQHSQSREDKHSRSREDQRSRSREDVNSRSREDVHSQSREDVHSQSGEDTHSQSRELISQSGEDENSQSREDDDAVSDEDINSESTENSRDSQEKTVKTYNKIDGESEERSASKSKEQESSSTEEVENVSLRSSELKQVKRHRSSSSGKSASTEESDESSEDTDESSHDDSRLSHSESSESDKVSQESSSTEDSDDSDSSDLKSEEEQHQQSRSAETSESQERNSHSIERDSRSRKDTTSRSDSEEDDSWSRSNELESRKLMFDIYHNKPYRDYEDNDCQDGY, from the exons ATGAACATGCAGGGGACTGTACTATTATTGCTGTCGCTGTGGGCACTATCATGTTCTTATCCT ACTGCCAGACACCAAAGAACATATCACAGAAGTTCAGAAGAGTCCTGG AGTACTGCAAGCGATGAGAGGTTGAATGAGGTAGCCGATTCTGTAGACACCAGCGAAGATGACCCAGGTAACAGGGAAGACTCTGGCACCAGTGAACATGGTAGCAACAGCCATGAGAGCAGTGAAGGAAACAGAAGAGCTTCCAGTGACAGCTTGGAGAACCTCACAGAAGACGTGAGTGAATGGAGTACTCAGGACAATGACGAGAGCAGCTATTTCCGAATCCACCAGGCCGTGCACAGGAAATGGGCAGAACGCAAAGATGGCGttgaagaagaggatgaggacCATTCTGATAGCTATTCTTCTGACAGAGTTTCTCTG GAAGCCGAAAATGAGATTCAGGGCAGTGTCCAAGAACAGCTCCCTTCCAGCAATATCAGAACCTCCAAAGAACAACATGATGTGGAAAATGATGGCATGCTCTACATACCTGACCAACTCTCATATACGTTCACTGGAAAAGGAGGCAGCGATATGACAAATGAAGACTTCAGCGGCGACGGTTCTTTGGATGGAAATAAGGATGAGGACACTTATGGAAAAGGTGTTGGTCCAACTGTCCCTCCGAACAAAGGGGATGAGCAGCAACATTCAGAGGGACATGGTGACAACACTGTTGGCCGACACCAcgatgacagcagcagcagtagcagcagcagtgagagcagaAGCCTTGATAAAGAGGACAATCACATCATTCATAACGGCAAACGGCTGGGAGCTGAGAGTTATAGCAGCAGCCAAGAGGACAGGTATGATTTTGACGATGAAGGAATGCAAGGCGATGATCCCCAAGTCTTTGAGAGCCATGATAGTGACTCCAGCATGCTCCACGGAGATGTCCGTTCAAAGGAAAGCAGCCAGGAAATCAGCAAAGCCAAACATCGCAGCAAATCTGTGGAACATTTTGCCAGGAAAGTGTACCACTATGTGGATGGCGATTCGGATGAAGACCGCAGTCCTGAGCATGACGAGAGGACGTCCCTGCAAGAGGATGATGCTGACTCTCAAGAAGACAGCCAATCTGTAGAAGATGTCAGTCAATCAACAGAAGATATCCCCAGTCGATCCAAGGAGTATGCAACTAGCCATTCCAGAGTGGCGGTAAAGAGCTCATCTAGAGGGCACAGCCAAAGTCAGTCCAGAGAGAACGCCAACAGCCGATCCAGGGAAGATGTGCACAGCCAGTCCAGGGAAGATGTGCCCAGCAGGTCTAAGGAAGATGTACACAGCAGGTCTAGGGAAGACCAGCACAGCCGGTCCAGGGAAGACCAGCACAGCCAGTCCAGGGAAGACAAGCACAGCCGATCTAGGGAAGACCAGCGCAGCCGGTCCAGGGAAGATGTGAATAGCAGATCCAGGGAAGATGTGCACAGCCAGTCCAGAGAAGACGTGCACAGCCAGTCCGGGGAAGACACACACAGCCAGTCTAGAGAACTCATAAGTCAGTCTGGAGAAGATGAAAACAGCCAGTCCAGAGAGGATGATGATGCAGTCTCTGATGAAGACATAAACAGTGAATCTACTGAAAATAGCAGGGACTCTCAAGAAAAAACTGTGAAAACGTATAACAAGATAGATGGCGAATCAGAGGAACGCAGTGCGAGCAAATCTAAAGAACAGGAGAGTTCTTCTACCGAAGAAGTCGAAAATGTGTCACTGAGGAGCAGTGAACTGAAGCAGGTTAAAAGGCACCGGAGCAGCTCAAGTGGAAAGAGCGCATCCACAGAGGAGAGTGACGAATCAAGCGAGGACACCGATGAATCCAGCCATGATGACAGCAGATTGTCTCACAGTGAATCGTCTGAGAGTGATAAAGTTTCCCAAGAGAGCAGCAGTACCGAAGACAGTGACGACAGTGACTCAAGTGACCTTAAATCTGAAGAAGAGCAACATCAACAAAGCCGATCAGCGGAGACCAGTGAATCCCAGGAGAGAAACAGCCACTCTATAGAAAGGGACAGCCGGTCCAGGAAAGACACAACGAGCAGGTCTGACAGTGAAGAAGACGACAGCTGGTCGAGAAGCAACGAGCTCGAAAGCCGAAAGCTGATGTTTGACATTTATCATAACAAACCATACAGAGATTATGAAGATAATGACTGTCAGGATGGCTATTAA
- the LOC125440234 gene encoding dentin sialophosphoprotein isoform X2, whose product MKMNRMVVFLCLLATAGAAPASHNVHSSTGDNKDVSNARNASERDVGKNNKEYFEHQKAKKVSGNTNPISEKHNGAKSAISGIKDSHTGANLIAADDDDFVDANRNGDGKTKANLSNVKTPGSNKIQVPNGPGTDGETINGAVEDGVFIFLPNETGGGNFLGTSQTEPSSFDPNGQKGKAGDTFDDPTGSHSNQVQTLTNTYVGEPERREPAANTNLKSTGNKVYGESIQWTDMNEGASGHGEDTSEDGWGDGNSEDTAVLEEHEIEKDDNGSKRQDHNSKKTMNSLSTSEEDSSQEYDMISEKDETAELCHKAKKNEHTDLKNKRNRDLSNSSPKKKGVAGKKSLGGLTNANSSQDANEHWSKSRGDLEHSIRKDSIDSNTYSFSDELMQGDDPDDSHESEGSEESEQDEDERASEDVSDEQSESNDEDRGHQPLSRESEGVSQSASSESQSVSSESKSDSSSESESNSNSSSESKSESSEGKSDSSSDSKSDSSSESKSDSSSESKSDSSSESKSESSEGKSGSSSESKSDSSSESKSESSEGKSDSSSESKSESSKGKSDSSSESKSDSSSESKSDSSSESKSDSSSESKSDSSSESKSESSEGKSDSSSESKSESSESKSDSSSESKSDSSSESKSDSSSESKSDSSSESKSDSSSESKSKSSEGKSDSSSESKFDSSSESKSDSSEGKSDSSSESKSDSSSESKSESSEGKSDSSSESKSESSEGKSDSSSESKSDSSESKSDSTEGKSDSSSESKSESKSDTSSESKSESSEGKSESSSESKSSDESESSESSSQAASHESNSQSGTDSDANDQSKSYESESESASHSDSRMAASSDESYADGSDMADTTENSSDSESAESKEKESNPLGHVDSESESISEGSESNNSTSDY is encoded by the exons ATGAAGATGAATCGAATGGTGGTGTTTCTTTGCCTCCTGGCAACAGCCGGAGCAGCTCCA GCCTCTCACAATGTACATAGTAGCACTGGAGATAATAAG GATGTATCAAATGCAAGGAATGCAAGTGAACGTGACGTTGGGAAGAATAACAAGGAATATTTTGAACACCAAAAGGCAAAGAAAGTCAGTGGAAATACCAATCCCATCAGTGAAAAACACAATGGTGCTAAAAGTGCAATAAGCGGAATAAAAGATTCCCACACTGGTGCAAACCTAAttgctgctgatgatgatgattttgttgATGCCAATAGAAATGGGGATGGAAAAACCAAGGCCAATCTTAGCAATGTTAAAACACCTGGAAGTAATAAAATCCAAGTTCCCAATGGACCTGGTACTGATGGGGAAACTATTAATGGTGCTGTGGAAGATGGTGTCTTTATCTTCTTGCCCAATGAGACTGGAGGAGGAAACTTTCTTGGTACAAGCCAAACAGAGCCTTCTAGTTTTGATCCAAATGGTCAGAAGGGCAAGGCTGGAGATACATTTGATGATCCTACAGGAAGCCATAGCAACCAGGTTCAAACTCTAACCAACACCTATGTAGGTGAACCTGAAAGAAGAGAGCCTGCAGCTAACACGAATTTGAAATCTACGGGGAACAAGGTCTATGGAGAAAGTATACAATGGACAGATATGAATGAAGGTGCCAGTGGTCATGGTGAAGATACATCTGAAGATGGTTGGGGTGATGGAAACTCTGAAGACACGGCGGTTCTTGAGGAACATGAGATTGAAAAGGATGACAATGGGAGCAAACGTCAAGATCACAACAGTAAAAAAACAATGAATTCTCTCAGCACCAGTGAGGAAGACAGTTCCCAAGAGTATGACATGATCTCGGAAAAGGATGAAACTGCGGAGCTGTGTCACAAAGCAAAGAAGAATGAACACACAGATCTTAAAAACAAAAGGAATAGAGATCTG AGCAACAGCAGTCCCAAGAAAAAAGGAGTGGCTGGGAAGAAatccctaggagggcttactaaTGCGAACAGCTCTCAAGATGCCAATGAACACTGGAGCAAGTCTAGAGGTGACCTTGAACATTCAATCCGCAAAGATAGCATCGACAGCAACACTTATAGTTTTAGTGATGAACTCATGCAAGGAGATGATCCTGATGACAGCCACGAGTCTGAAGGCTCTGAGGAGAGTGAACAAGATGAGGATGAGAGGGCCAGTGAGGATGTCAGCGATGAGCAGTCAGAGAGCAATGATGAAGATAGAGGACATCAACCACTCAGCAGGGAATCTGAGGGTGTCAGTCAATCAGCAAGCAGCGAGAGCCAATCTGTTAGCAGTGAAAGCAAATCTGATAGTAGCAGTGAAAGTGAGAGCAATTCCAATAGCAGTAGTGAGAGCAAATCCGAGAGCAGTGAGGGCAAATCTGACAGCAGCAGTGACAGCAAATCtgacagcagcagtgagagcaaaTCTGATAGCAGCAGTGAGAGCAAATCTGATAGCAGCAGTGAGAGCAAATCCGAGAGCAGTGAGGGCAAATCTGGTAGCAGCAGTGAGAGCAAATCTGATAGCAGCAGTGAGAGCAAATCCGAGAGCAGTGAGGGCAAATCtgacagcagcagtgagagcaaaTCCGAGAGCAGTAAGGGCAAATCTGATAGCAGCAGTGAGAGCAAATCtgacagcagcagtgagagcaaaTCTGATAGCAGCAGTGAGAGCAAATCTGATAGCAGCAGCGAGAGCAAATCTGATAGCAGTAGTGAGAGCAAATCCGAGAGCAGTGAGGGCAAATCtgacagcagcagtgagagcaaaTCTGAGAGCAGTGAGAGCAAATCTGATAGCAGCAGTGAGAGTAAATCTGATAGCAGCAGTGAGAGTAAATCtgacagcagcagtgagagcaaaTCTGATAGCAGCAGTGAGAGCAAATCTGATAGCAGTAGTGAGAGCAAATCCAAGAGCAGTGAGGGCAAATCtgacagcagcagtgagagcaaaTTTGATAGCAGTAGTGAGAGCAAATCTGATAGCAGTGAGGGCAAATCTGATAGCAGCAGTGAGAGCAAATCagacagcagcagtgagagcaa aTCCGAGAGCAGTGAGGGCAAATCtgacagcagcagtgagagcaaaTCCGAGAGCAGTGAGGGCAAATCtgacagcagcagtgagagcaaaTCTGACAGCAGTGAGAGCAAATCTGACAGCACTGAGGGCAAATCtgacagcagcagtgagagcaaaTCTGAGAGCAAATCTGACACCAGCAGCGAGAGCAAATCTGAGAGCAGTGAGGGCAAAtctgagagcagcagtgagaGCAAAAGCAGTGATGAATCAGagagcagtgaaagcagcagTCAAGCAGCTAGCCATGAAAGTAACAGCCAATCAGGCACTGACAGCGATGCCAATGATCAGTCAAAGAGCTATGAAAGTGAGAGTGAATCAGCAAGCCATTCTGACAGCCGGATGGCAGCCAGTAGTGATGAAAGTTATGCTGATGGGAGTGACATGGCAGATACAACCGAAAATTCAAGTGACAGCGAATCTGCTGAGAGCAAGGAGAAAGAGAGCAATCCTTTGGGCCATGTGGACAGTGAAAGTGAATCCATAAGCGAAGGCAGTGAGAGCAACAATTCCACCAGTGATTATTAA